The nucleotide window GGGCAGCAGGAAATCCAGTATCGGGGTAGTCAATACTTTCTTCGTTATTGGTGCCAAAATCCAAAAACTCATGTTCCGGGAAAGAGCGGATAATGAATTCTTTTAATGTATATCCAGCATGATCGCTTGCTATGGCTAGCCTCATCTTACCTCCGCCATCAGACAACTGAGGGCAATACAATAATACTTGGAGTTTTCGCTTTCGCTACGGCTCATTACCACAACGGGTTTCACCGTTCCCTGAATCAATCCGGCGAGCTCACCTCCAGCGAAGAGCATTAAGCCCTTGTAAAAGGCATTTGCTGTTTCCAAATTGGGAAGAATTAAGATGTCCGCATTTCCAGCAATAGGGCTTTGCACTCCTTTTATATCTCCAGCTATAGGGTCGCAAGCCAAAAAAATATCCAAAGGGCCGTCTATCAGACAATCCTTAATCTGTCCACGCTCTGCCATTTTACTGATTAATGCATAATCTATCGTGTTTGGCATAGCTTCCGATACTTTCTCTGTGGCAGAAATGAGGGCTACCTTAGGCTTGGCTATGCCCAAATTGTGCGCCATTTTAACACTATAGTTGATCATAGCGATTTTTTGGTTTAGATCTGGGGCTGGAAGCACGGCGGTATCCGATATCAGCAGGAGTTTATGATACTTGGGCAACTCAAGGGCGCAAGTATAGCTCATTATGGCTTTTGGGGGCAGTAATCCGCGTTCTTTGGAAAGTACTTCTCGAAGAAATTTATCGGTACCCACCAATCCTTTCATCAATACATCTGCCTCATTGTTTTTTACCATTCGCACTGCTTCACGGGTGGCTTCTTCATGGTTTGATACATCTATTACGTCAAAGCTCTCATCATTCAGCGAGAAATCCTTTAATAGTTCCATAATACGTGCT belongs to Candidatus Cloacimonadota bacterium and includes:
- a CDS encoding phosphate acetyltransferase is translated as MKTLNEIALKVKSLNKKVRIAIAVAEDANTIGAISRSTNEGFVHPIMIGSKARIMELLKDFSLNDESFDVIDVSNHEEATREAVRMVKNNEADVLMKGLVGTDKFLREVLSKERGLLPPKAIMSYTCALELPKYHKLLLISDTAVLPAPDLNQKIAMINYSVKMAHNLGIAKPKVALISATEKVSEAMPNTIDYALISKMAERGQIKDCLIDGPLDIFLACDPIAGDIKGVQSPIAGNADILILPNLETANAFYKGLMLFAGGELAGLIQGTVKPVVVMSRSESENSKYYCIALSCLMAEVR